TTACGACTATGAATTCACTACCAGAAAGATATCGCGAGATTTTGCAGCTCCTCATCTCCGACTATATAACCAGCGCGGAACCTGTCGGTTCACGTTCGCTTGCCAAACGCCATTCAGGAAATCTTTCGCCCGCAACGATTCGCAATGTGATGGCTGATTTGACGGAAATGGGGCTGCTGGAGCAGCCGCATACGTCAGCGGGTCGTATTCCCACGGAAGCTGCTTTTCAGTATTATGTGGAGAGCCTTCTCCATATCCACGATCTCTCTGATGTCGAAAAAGAATCTATTCGACAGCAATGTTTTCAAAAAGGGGGGATTGAACAATTTCTCCATCGTACTTCAGGCGCGTTGTCGTCGATGTCGCGCTATATCGGACTGGTCGTGATGCCGGGTTGGCAAGAGATTGAACTAAAGCAGGTTGAGTTTTTGCGACTCTCGCGCGGAAGACTTCTCGGTATTTTTGTGGCGCAAAATGGACTGGTTCAAAATCAGCTCATTGAAGTGGATGAAGATTTTACATTTTTAGATCTCGAAAAAATAAATAATTTTTGTAATCGAACTTTTTCTGGTCTCAATCTCTCAGAAGCGCGCCAAAAAATTTCTCAAGAACTCGAAAGTGAGCGAGCCGACTACGATCATCTTCTTCGTCAAGCTTTTCTCTTTTCAGAAAAACTTTTTGCCTCTGTTCCTGCAAAAGAAGTAGTGATCGAAGGGGAAGAGCATTTGGTGGAGCATCCTGAGTTTTCAGAACTCGAAGAACTCAAAAAGTTAATGGCGAAGCTTGAGGAGAAACAGAGGATTTTAAAACTTCTCGATCGTTGTCATGAAGGCGAAGGAGTGAAGATTTTTGTCGGCTCGCGCGCCCAAGAAGAGGGCGTGCCGCTCAGCGTTATCTCTGCCTCTTATCGCAAAGGGGGTCACGTGGTCGGAACCTTGGGAGTTATTGGGCCCACGCGCATGGATTATTCTCGTATTGTTTCTGTTGTCGATTTTACCTCAAAACTTGTAAGTGATTACTTGAATGGAGATGTTCGTTCATGAAAGAGACGAAAGAAAAAGAAATTGAAAAAGATGGTGCTGAAGAAGAACAATTCACTGCTGATCTGCATGCTGCAGAACAAGAAGCGAAGAAGCACTATGAAAAATTGCTTCGGGTCATGGCAGATTTTGAAAATTATAAAAAAAGAACTTCAAAAGAAATTGCAGAGCGAACAAAGTATGCAAATGAAGATCTTCTCAAAGTACTCTTGCCAGCGCTTGATGGTCTCGGTCGTGTGCTCGACCATGTGACTCCGGAGTCGAGTGACGAAGCAAAAAATATTGGTGAAGGAGTAAATCTTGTCATGAAAGACCTTTTCGCAGCTCTTTCAAAATTTGATCTGCGTGAAGTGGAAGCGTTGCATCAACCTTTTAATCCTGAAGAACATGAAGCCGTCTCTACCGTGATGAGTGATGAGGTTGATCCTGACACCGTGATTTCTGTTCATCGTAAAGGCTATCGCTTAGGTGATCGTTTGCTTCGGCCCGCGATGGTCACTGTTTCTAAAAAAGAATGAATAAAAATGCCAAAGCCAACGCTATCTCGCAAAAGCTCTCGAGGGCCGCGTCCCGCTGCGGGTCAGCCCGCATCGGTCGCTTACGCTCAGCGATTTTGTTGATCTTATCCCGTTTGAGAAAATCGCTTCCGCGATACCCTCTACGAGCTTTTCCTCACGCGTTGGCTATAGTGTTATTTTTTTCTTTTATAAACGGTTGCGCCAAGACAACGACAGCAGGCTATCCTCATCGTGTCACGCCTGAGATCCAGCGCGCTTTTAATCTCGCTGAAGAACAGTTCATGCGCCGTGCCTTCGCAGAAGCGGATGAGCAGTATGCGCAGCTTATCGAACAATTTCCTTACACGGAATTAACTGATCGTGCCCACTTTCAACGGGCTGAAATCCGATTTACTCAAGGCAACTATGAAGAAGCGCTTCCGTTTTATCGTTTGGCAACTGCTCACATTCAACAACCAGATCTTGCACCGAAAGCTCATTTCAAAGCAGCCACTTCGCTTTATCATGTGCGACGCGATCAGGAAACAATTGCAGAACTTGAAAAAATAAATCGAGCACATGCAAATATTCTTCTTCGTTTACAAAGTGATTCGTTAGCGTTGATGGCATTCGATCGCATGGAGGGAGTTCAACCAAACGCTGTTCGCTTTGCTCTTTTTTTACTCGATGATTACGCAGAGGTCTCTTCTCAAGAAGACCTCTCTCGTTTGACGCTGGTCACACACGAAGAAGCAAAACAGCGAGTTTTCAGTTGGATGGATGACGGAGCTGTCACTGCAGCAGAGGTGAGTGCACTGCCGCTCGATACGTATAAAGGAAAAAAATCGGGAGGCTATGTTTTTTATAAATTCGCAAAAGTTCTCTCTTTCGAAGGGGATCAAAAAAAAGCTCATGAAATTCTTTCCGCGTATCTGCAAACATATCCGCAACATGAAATGTATCCATCAGCGAAACTTTTTTTTGCTGAAGTGGGAGGACGTATTGGCGATCGACCTATTAAGATTGGCGTGATCGTTCCTCTTTCCGGAAAATATCGCGTGTACGGAGAATCGGTGCTTCATGGAATTGAGTGTGCTGCCGGAATTTTTGAGCCTTGTGTTGGACCAGGAGGAGTCGAGTTGATCGTGCGCGATTCCAAAGGCGAGGCTGAAGTAGCTGTTCGTGCAGTCGAAGAACTGGCATCGCTTGATGTTCAGGCTATTATCGGTCCTCTCACTTCTCAGGAGGTCGAAGAAGCGGCAAAAAAAAGCGAAACGCTGGGCGTGCCGATGATTGCGCTTTCGCAAAAAGAAGGAATTCCCCAAATTGGAAAATATATTTTTCGAAATTCGATTACGCCGATGTCACAAGTCAAAACGCTTCTCGATTATGTTATCGGAAAAAA
Above is a window of Deltaproteobacteria bacterium RIFCSPHIGHO2_02_FULL_44_16 DNA encoding:
- a CDS encoding heat-inducible transcription repressor HrcA; the encoded protein is MNSLPERYREILQLLISDYITSAEPVGSRSLAKRHSGNLSPATIRNVMADLTEMGLLEQPHTSAGRIPTEAAFQYYVESLLHIHDLSDVEKESIRQQCFQKGGIEQFLHRTSGALSSMSRYIGLVVMPGWQEIELKQVEFLRLSRGRLLGIFVAQNGLVQNQLIEVDEDFTFLDLEKINNFCNRTFSGLNLSEARQKISQELESERADYDHLLRQAFLFSEKLFASVPAKEVVIEGEEHLVEHPEFSELEELKKLMAKLEEKQRILKLLDRCHEGEGVKIFVGSRAQEEGVPLSVISASYRKGGHVVGTLGVIGPTRMDYSRIVSVVDFTSKLVSDYLNGDVRS
- a CDS encoding nucleotide exchange factor GrpE; this encodes MKETKEKEIEKDGAEEEQFTADLHAAEQEAKKHYEKLLRVMADFENYKKRTSKEIAERTKYANEDLLKVLLPALDGLGRVLDHVTPESSDEAKNIGEGVNLVMKDLFAALSKFDLREVEALHQPFNPEEHEAVSTVMSDEVDPDTVISVHRKGYRLGDRLLRPAMVTVSKKE